From Halodesulfovibrio aestuarii DSM 17919 = ATCC 29578, one genomic window encodes:
- a CDS encoding response regulator, whose product MTTQTPLVARILLIDDHPAVRQGLRILLATRNHHISAEVESCIGALAVLENEEADVALLDLTLQDGSGLELLPELEARGVSVVIYSMHEDPDTINRAFRLGALGYVTKREEPEALFEAIDTVMRGKRYMSPCATQSREETQGEGQQIEDAFSDREREIFILMGKGASNAELAETFDISPRTVETYFSRMVKKLEFKNLRELRKFAISSALKGA is encoded by the coding sequence GTGACGACACAAACTCCCCTTGTTGCTCGAATCCTGCTTATTGATGATCATCCGGCTGTCCGGCAGGGACTTCGTATTCTTCTCGCAACGCGCAATCATCATATCAGTGCAGAGGTTGAAAGCTGTATAGGAGCATTAGCTGTTCTGGAAAATGAAGAAGCTGATGTCGCTTTGCTTGATCTGACATTGCAAGACGGCAGCGGGTTGGAGTTGCTTCCCGAGCTTGAAGCACGCGGCGTTTCGGTTGTTATTTATTCAATGCATGAAGATCCTGATACCATTAACCGTGCGTTTCGTCTTGGCGCACTCGGCTATGTTACCAAGCGGGAAGAACCGGAAGCATTATTTGAAGCTATCGATACTGTAATGCGAGGAAAACGGTACATGAGTCCTTGTGCAACCCAAAGCCGAGAGGAGACGCAAGGCGAAGGCCAACAGATTGAAGATGCGTTTAGTGATAGGGAACGAGAGATATTTATCCTGATGGGCAAAGGGGCGAGTAATGCGGAGCTTGCTGAGACCTTTGATATCAGTCCCCGTACTGTTGAAACGTATTTTTCCCGGATGGTTAAGAAGTTGGAATTTAAAAATTTACGGGAATTACGTAAGTTCGCC
- a CDS encoding sensor histidine kinase, protein MITCILIAVILLATAGNVTASEKNGKSPRATCGVFDLQGYPLAKGEAVALDGEWEFFWGRLLTPEDFQLGQPVPESSGYMSLPGRWTSHKSKGQALSGTGQATFRLRLLPAHNTGRLSLRLFDIHEAYKLWANGVLVAQSGVPGISAETEVPVRSLHLAELALNGHPIELILQVSNHHFRFGGVTDSIMVALPGTLEKFRARDWGLALFFAGCMLIMGVYHLFLFFLQKRDPAPLYFGLYCLLVVGYSITSNTSQWVASVIFPWWPPASMEIFSLACFVMWPSLLFRFLKELYPDEFHSWLHYLLDARIVIFFCLQILAPGVPLYWFIALCLLQTMVFATYYLHRLVLCIRRGRSGAKFLLIGLAMQFLAGLNDSLTHFAIIQSIYLAEPAVCLFVLTQSMALAARFSVAFDSVERLSVELEHKNEALQFEMEERNRLGQKVVSISEEERRRISHELHDGLCQQLTGARLRASALAHKYAGSDDAQALAELADLLNTSTDDAYRTSRGLWPVEHDTSQAGPSLESLVRSITKATGIKVTFEKEYFCKKCMNPNVTPLYRIAQEALTNAVKHSQSHCIQVRLICHGDGKIKLSVQDDGIGYDVATSKGEGLGTSIMAHRAKIIDAELHIISFPQSGTYVSCAAPCSVLTISNQNSERSAS, encoded by the coding sequence ATGATTACCTGTATTCTGATTGCAGTAATTTTATTGGCAACTGCGGGTAACGTGACTGCGAGTGAAAAAAACGGCAAAAGCCCTCGTGCAACGTGCGGTGTGTTTGACCTGCAAGGGTATCCTCTTGCGAAGGGCGAGGCGGTAGCTCTTGATGGGGAATGGGAGTTTTTCTGGGGACGTCTGTTGACGCCTGAAGACTTTCAGCTCGGACAACCTGTACCGGAATCTTCTGGATATATGTCTCTGCCTGGAAGATGGACAAGCCATAAGAGTAAAGGACAAGCTCTAAGTGGTACAGGGCAGGCCACATTTAGATTGCGGCTGTTACCAGCTCACAATACTGGCCGACTGAGTTTGCGACTGTTTGATATCCATGAAGCCTATAAACTGTGGGCCAACGGCGTACTTGTCGCTCAGAGTGGTGTGCCGGGGATATCCGCAGAAACTGAGGTGCCTGTCCGGTCGCTGCACCTTGCGGAGCTTGCTCTGAATGGACATCCCATTGAACTCATCCTTCAGGTGTCAAATCATCATTTTCGTTTTGGCGGTGTGACTGATTCCATAATGGTGGCGCTTCCTGGCACGTTGGAAAAATTTCGTGCCCGAGACTGGGGGCTGGCACTTTTTTTTGCCGGATGCATGCTGATCATGGGTGTCTATCACCTGTTCTTGTTCTTTCTGCAAAAGCGTGATCCGGCTCCTTTATATTTTGGTTTGTATTGCCTGCTTGTGGTCGGGTATAGCATCACGTCAAACACCTCCCAGTGGGTTGCCTCCGTTATTTTTCCATGGTGGCCTCCTGCCTCGATGGAGATTTTCTCATTGGCCTGTTTTGTGATGTGGCCATCGTTGCTTTTTCGCTTTTTAAAAGAACTTTACCCTGATGAATTTCATTCGTGGCTGCACTATTTGCTGGACGCTAGAATAGTCATCTTTTTCTGTTTGCAGATCCTTGCTCCCGGAGTTCCGCTTTACTGGTTCATTGCTCTATGTCTTTTGCAAACTATGGTTTTCGCGACCTACTATTTGCATCGACTTGTTTTATGTATTCGACGTGGGAGAAGTGGTGCCAAGTTTCTGCTAATAGGGTTAGCTATGCAGTTTCTTGCTGGTTTAAACGATTCGTTGACGCATTTCGCAATTATTCAATCAATATATCTTGCAGAACCGGCAGTGTGCTTGTTTGTGCTGACACAGTCGATGGCGTTGGCTGCACGGTTCTCGGTGGCATTTGACTCCGTTGAACGGCTTTCTGTCGAGTTGGAACACAAAAACGAAGCGCTGCAGTTTGAAATGGAAGAGCGAAACAGGTTGGGGCAGAAAGTTGTCAGCATCAGTGAAGAGGAACGCCGTCGTATCAGTCATGAACTGCATGACGGTCTTTGTCAGCAACTTACCGGTGCCCGTCTTCGAGCATCAGCACTGGCACATAAATACGCGGGAAGTGATGACGCGCAGGCATTAGCAGAATTGGCCGACTTACTTAATACTTCGACAGATGACGCGTATCGCACCTCTCGCGGACTTTGGCCTGTGGAACATGACACTTCTCAGGCTGGTCCTTCGCTCGAGAGTCTTGTTCGCAGTATAACGAAAGCTACCGGCATCAAAGTGACCTTCGAAAAGGAATACTTCTGCAAAAAATGTATGAATCCGAATGTTACCCCTTTATATCGCATCGCACAGGAAGCTCTCACAAACGCAGTAAAGCATTCTCAGTCGCATTGTATTCAGGTCAGACTAATCTGTCATGGAGATGGGAAGATTAAGCTTTCTGTTCAGGATGATGGCATCGGTTATGATGTTGCTACTTCTAAGGGTGAAGGACTTGGTACAAGCATAATGGCTCATCGAGCAAAAATAATCGATGCGGAACTTCATATTATCAGCTTTCCTCAAAGTGGTACTTATGTATCCTGCGCAGCTCCATGTTCTGTACTAACTATCTCTAATCAAAATTCAGAGAGGAGTGCCTCGTGA
- a CDS encoding autotransporter outer membrane beta-barrel domain-containing protein yields the protein MLSLTEDDINQQTAIWKRPSSFFLGLCTLLCIVFFADSIWATENSGNIANAPKGYTLSIGEHFINTKDGVVKGERGSVPTPSVGVNASTSGENAIIENYGMISAQNDLQAIGVRLNDGTLKNYGTIKAISYPGSNLLGPVGIDSKHATIYNYGTIEQPDAALVVMGIRLDNAVLHNRGKILTPQAIEVIGNSKVYLEAGTDIIRAGLVVADTLGQAELYLDGSGTINFSMAGNWKSLQKTGTGVWVMDMHLNDAIPTTFGSLTISQGTLALGDSSFDRSIQKLIVNSGATLDLGTQTLFAPNCTFMPNSTIEVSLPLKGHGVLVAQDVTMGDNVVILPTNIESAEGITYTLIEGTEASSYAGATLSNKQNKISTLFSYYELIKESNKLSLKVDKVSDEELAQKGLNVTDARAVESAFQNDSVSMNKLSGMSIEKVKDALKQAHAEPMSEVISAVRDAGYAAQGVITRRLITARSAALASNESTGLSSGSDELGWKIWGQGFGSVSSETAHNDSNGYDANTTGLTFGVDKALVENFRLGLAYSYIYTDVDSKSSSNNNEVDSNLLTVYCETLFGDDMYLDAHISYGFNNYKAKRYMTELGLQAKADFDGSTFNIGGEFGKSFNFTSNPITITPYVGLDYSYISIDSYKESGAGSSNLIVDDTYNNVFTSTLGARLGGTFNSLKPEIHAAWVHDWAQEEISTNAEFANSGAALSSSAVSNDPDKINLGLGLGWQVSDVVTVDLSADYLGSAHMDSWGGTVKMSYEF from the coding sequence ATGTTGAGCCTGACAGAGGATGATATAAATCAACAAACTGCCATATGGAAACGACCATCAAGTTTCTTCTTAGGGCTATGCACACTGCTGTGCATAGTTTTTTTTGCCGATTCAATATGGGCTACTGAAAATTCGGGAAATATAGCGAATGCTCCAAAAGGGTATACTCTTTCCATTGGTGAACACTTTATTAATACTAAAGATGGTGTAGTTAAAGGTGAACGAGGGTCAGTGCCCACGCCCAGTGTTGGAGTTAATGCTTCTACGTCCGGAGAAAACGCAATCATAGAAAACTATGGAATGATTTCTGCTCAAAATGATCTTCAGGCTATCGGAGTTCGCCTTAACGACGGTACGTTAAAAAACTATGGGACAATCAAAGCTATTAGTTACCCTGGGAGTAATTTATTGGGCCCCGTGGGCATTGATAGCAAACACGCAACTATATATAACTATGGAACAATTGAACAACCCGACGCTGCCCTTGTAGTTATGGGCATACGTCTCGACAATGCAGTTCTGCATAACCGTGGTAAAATTCTTACACCACAAGCTATCGAAGTTATCGGAAATTCCAAGGTTTATCTGGAAGCTGGAACAGACATTATTAGGGCTGGGCTGGTTGTAGCTGACACTTTAGGGCAAGCAGAGCTCTATCTGGACGGTTCTGGCACTATAAACTTCTCCATGGCAGGCAACTGGAAGTCTCTCCAAAAAACCGGAACCGGTGTATGGGTAATGGATATGCATCTCAACGACGCTATCCCCACAACCTTCGGTTCACTTACCATAAGTCAAGGAACACTGGCATTAGGAGACAGCTCGTTTGACAGGAGCATACAAAAGCTGATCGTAAACTCTGGTGCTACACTTGATCTCGGGACACAAACGTTATTCGCCCCTAACTGCACATTTATGCCAAATTCAACTATCGAGGTTAGCCTCCCTCTGAAAGGGCATGGAGTGCTGGTTGCGCAAGACGTTACAATGGGTGACAATGTAGTAATACTCCCGACCAATATAGAGTCTGCGGAGGGCATCACCTATACACTAATTGAAGGGACTGAAGCATCTTCATATGCTGGTGCAACCCTTTCCAACAAACAAAATAAAATATCCACCTTGTTTTCTTATTATGAACTGATCAAGGAAAGTAACAAACTGAGCCTCAAAGTGGACAAAGTATCTGATGAAGAGCTTGCACAGAAAGGCCTTAATGTTACAGATGCTCGTGCCGTTGAAAGTGCATTTCAAAACGACAGCGTCAGCATGAACAAATTGTCCGGTATGAGCATCGAAAAAGTTAAAGACGCTTTGAAACAAGCGCATGCCGAACCAATGTCAGAGGTTATCTCAGCTGTCCGCGATGCGGGTTATGCAGCGCAAGGCGTAATCACAAGACGATTGATTACAGCTCGTTCAGCCGCTCTGGCCTCAAATGAATCAACTGGGCTTTCATCCGGTAGTGACGAATTAGGCTGGAAAATATGGGGCCAAGGCTTCGGAAGCGTCTCCTCCGAGACTGCTCATAACGACAGCAACGGCTATGATGCCAACACGACCGGACTTACCTTTGGTGTGGACAAGGCCCTTGTTGAAAACTTCCGCCTCGGTCTTGCATACTCCTATATATATACAGACGTTGACTCCAAAAGCTCTTCCAACAATAACGAAGTAGATAGCAATCTGCTGACCGTATATTGCGAAACACTTTTTGGCGACGATATGTATCTTGATGCTCACATTTCTTATGGCTTTAATAACTACAAAGCAAAACGGTACATGACAGAACTCGGCCTTCAGGCCAAAGCTGACTTCGATGGCTCTACCTTCAATATAGGTGGTGAATTCGGCAAGAGTTTCAATTTCACCTCAAATCCCATCACCATTACTCCATATGTTGGCTTAGACTACTCGTACATAAGCATAGACTCATATAAAGAGTCCGGTGCCGGCTCTTCAAACCTTATTGTGGACGACACCTACAACAACGTTTTCACCAGCACTCTGGGCGCCCGTCTTGGCGGAACCTTTAATTCTTTGAAACCCGAAATACATGCAGCTTGGGTTCATGATTGGGCACAAGAAGAAATCAGCACTAATGCAGAATTTGCAAACAGCGGTGCAGCGCTCTCCAGCAGTGCTGTTTCAAATGATCCCGACAAGATCAACCTCGGTCTGGGACTGGGCTGGCAAGTATCAGACGTCGTTACCGTCGACCTCTCCGCAGACTATCTTGGCAGCGCGCACATGGATAGCTGGGGTGGCACAGTTAAAATGAGTTATGAATTCTAA